From the Thermosynechococcus sp. genome, the window CTTCTTCAATGTGTTGCAGCGGATGTGGAAAAAGCTGGGGGATCAGGATCGGCGGGTCTTGGCCGCCCAAATTCAAGAGAGCTTGCCGGAACTGCGCCATGGCCACCCCATTTCCATGGAAATGGTGCGCTTAATCCTAGAGGGAAGTGCCGCGATCGCCGTCAGTTCTGTTGTGCGCTCCATGGTGGTACAGCAGGTGGCACGGCAGTTTGCGATTCATTTTGCTGGCTCCAAGCTCTCAATTATCCCCTTGGTGTCACGGGGGGCAGCCATGGGGGCCGCTCGATTGGCAGTGGGGCGCAGTCTCTTGGCCTTTGCCAGTACTGCCCTCTGGGTATGGTTTATTGCCGATTTGGGTTGGCAAGCCATTGCCACTAACTATGCCCGCATTATTCCCACCATTTTTGCGATCGCCCAAATTCGTCTTTTGCGGGGTGAACAGGCCGCCCAGTGGGCGATGGCCTAGAGGGTGATCAGCCGCTCTTTGTCCAAGGTGAGCAGGTGCCGCAGCTGGTCGAGGTTGAGTTCAGTCAGCCACTGTTCGCCGCTCCCCACAATCATTTCTGCAAGGGCTTTTTTCTGTTCGATTTGCTCGTGGATCTTTTCTTCAAGGGTACCCGTGCAGACAAATTTATGGATTTGGACATTGCGGCCTTGACCAATGCGGAAGACGCGATCGCTGGCCTGATTTTCTACCGCTGGGTTCCACCAGCGATCGTAGTGAAAGACATGGTTAGCGCGAGTCAGATTGAGACCCACGCCCCCTGCCTTGAGGGAAAGAATAAAGACCATGGGGGCTTCGGGATCGTGCTGAAAGCGTTCCACCATGAGTTCCCGCTGGGCTTTGGGGGTGCGTCCTGAGAGGAAAAACACCTCCTGCTGCAGCACCTTTTCCAGGTAGGTTTTCAGGTGGGTGCCAAACTCAGCAAATTGGGTAAACACCAAGGCGCGATCGCCCACTTCCTGAAGCTCTTGCAACATTTCTATTAGGCGTTGCAATTTACCTGAGCGAGCGGGGGCATAGTCTTCTTGGTGGAGATACTGGGCGGGATGGTTACAGATTTGCTTCAGCTTGGTCAGGGTGGCCAAGATATTGCCCCGCCGCTGGATGCCTTCGCTATTTTCGATGGCAGCAAGGGAGTCTTCCACCACAGCACTGTAAAGCTGCAGCTGCTCCAGGGTGAGGCCACAATACACCAGCATCTCCTGTTTTTCGGGCAGGTCTTGAATAATACTGCGGTCGGTTTTCAGGCGCCGCAGAATGAAGGGTTGGACATAGGTGCGCAGGGCGTTGAGGGAGCTGGTGTCGCCATAGCGTTCAATGGGACGGACATAGCGGTGTTGAAAGTAGGTGCGATTGCCCAAGTACCCCGGATGGAGGAAGTCCATAATTGACCAAAGTTCGAGCAGGCGGTTTTCTAGGGGGGTTCCCGTCAGGGCAATGCGAAACTGGGCGGAAAGTTCCCGCGCCGCTTGGGACTGTTGGGTGTTGGCATTCTTGATGTTTTGGGCTTCATCCAGTACCAAATGCTGCCACAGAATCTGTTGTAAGGTGGTGCGATCGCGCTGCAGGAGGGCATAACTGGTAAGAATCAAGTCATGGCTTTCCACCATTGTGAGGAAGGCCTTGCCCCTGGGGCGATCGCTCCCGTGGTGGACATAGGCCCGCAAGGTGGGAGCAAACTTTTGGCACTCCCGCAGCCAGTTCCCCAGCACCGAGGTAGGACAGATCAACAGTGTCGGTCGGTAGGCACGTCCCGTTTCCTTGAGGTGGAGCAAAAAGGCCAACAGTTGAATCGTTTTCCCCAAACCCATATCATCCGCCAAGCAAGCCCCCAGCCGCCAGCGTTCCAAAAAACTCAGCCACGCCACCCCCCGTGCCTGGTAGGAGCGCAGTTCACCACAAAACTCCTGGGGTGTCGGCACTGGATCAAGGCTTTGTTTGCCCGTGAGGCCATCCAAGAGTGTCTGCAGCGCATCATTGGGGTCTAAGCCAAGAATCGGCAACTTAGCCACCGTCACCGTATCCCCCGTAGCAATGCGCAGGATATCGGCAAGGGAGAGTTGGGTCTTGGGGGGAGACTGGAGAAACTCTTGAGCCGCCTTGACCTGTTGGGGGCGCAACAGCACCCACTCACCATTGAGATAAACCAGGGGCGTCCCTTGGCGGCGCAGTTGATCAAAATCTGCTTCCGAGAGGGGATGCTGCCCCAACTGCAACTGCCACTGAAACTGCATCAAGCTGTCAATACTCAAGCCGCTAGGGGCCGTCGGCGGCAATGTGGCAATTATTTTTAGACCCAAGCAATGTTGGGCGCTATTGCGGCGCAAACTCGGTGGCAAAATGATCGCAACCCCCTGCTGCTCCAGGGGCGCAATTGCACTTTGCAAGAAGGCATAAACTTCGGTGGTCTGCAGCGTCAGACCCTCAGGGGAGCGTTGTTGAAGACTGCGATCGAGGGGACGATAAATGCGGGAGGCCAAGCCCAATCCCCGCAGCAGGGTTTCTTGGGGCTGCCAGAGCACCTGCCCTTGATAGAGGAGGGCCTCTTGGGTGCATTGCCAAATCGCGGCTGCCGTTAGCATGGTGTCCGTTTCCCCTTCAGTTTGCAGCCCAAAGACCAGGCGCCAGTCACCATCGGCAGTATCTGGAGGTACCAGTTGCAGAGCCAGTCGCCACTGGGGACGCAGATCCAACTGCTCACGGTAGGGTTCTTGCCAGCGGTGCAGTCGTTCAATCAGGGAAGGCGGCAGTTCTGTGGCTTGACCTGTTTTCAGGAGCCCCAGCCAGGGGCTATGCTCTTTGGCTAGGCCCACTTTGGGCAATTCGAGGTCAGCAAGGACAGTGCGCAGATAACCCTGTAATGTCTGCTGGAGAAAATCCGCCAGCAGGTCTGAAGCATGGGGCGGAAACTGCAACGCCGTGCCATCGGCTTGATAACAGCGACACAAATCGGGCATCTGCCGGCTAAATTGGCGGAAGCGATCGCGATCGCCCCGATGGGTTAGCAGAACTCGCCACCCCTCAGCCGTTGGCAGGTATTGGCCGCGCACAATTAAATCTAGCAACCAGCGACTAACGTGCAACCAATAGCGCAGATCCTCGCCGATAGACCCACTATTTGGGTCGTGAAGGCTGAGTTGATGCAGTTGTGCCAAAACAGCCGTGGCGGGGATTGCCCAACCGGGCACCCGCCATAAAAACAGGGGTTCCCCCTTGACTGCCGCAAGGGGTGGCGGCAGCAGTTGATGTCCCTGAATCTGTGCTGGCAAGGCAACGTAAGTGGAACTTGGGCAGGCTGGCTCCCCAATAGGTATTTTGCTCGGGGTGGCGTAGGGATAAACTGGCAGAGCGGACGGCTCCCAAGGCGTGATTGCCTGGGTGAGCGATCGCCATTCTTCCGCCCAAATGAAAAACTGTGGCGCTGGCCCTAGGAGCCACGTGCCATGTAAAATAGCCATGCCAATATTTTAATTAATGAGAATAAGCTTTCAGGAGCCATTCGAACTCTTCGGGGGGCAGGGGAGGGGCAAAGAGATAGCCTTGACCGTAGTCACATCCCAGTTCCTGAAGTATTTGCAGTTGTCTTGGTGTTTCAATGCCCTCCGCAATAGACCGGTAGCCCAACTGCTGGCTCAGGAGTAAAATCATGCGGGTAATTTGCACGTTACGTTCGTTTTCCTCCAGTTGGCTGATAAAGGAACGATCTACCTTGAGGTGTTGAATCGGGAGGCTGTGGAGATAGCTGAGGCAGGAATACCCTGTACCAAAGTCATCAATGCTAATTTCAATATCGCGATCCCTGAGCAATTCCAGCAAACTCAGGATTTCACTCCCCAGTTCAATCCCAATCCTTTCGGTGAGTTCCAGCAGCAGCTGCCCTCTGGGCAGGGGGTATCTCTGCTGAAGGGTATCCAGATACTTGAAGAAAGTGGCATCCTGGAGTGTCTTGGCAGAGACATTGACACTAAGTCTCAAGTCGGCTGCGATATCAGACTGCCGTTGCCAAGTCCAGAGCTGCCGACAGGCCCGCTCGAGAATCCACTGATCCAACGCCACGATCAACCCTGTCTCCTCGGCAATGGGAATAAAGTGTGCCGGTGAGACTAGACCCCGCTCAGGGTGTTGCCAGCGCACCAAGGCCTCCATGCCGACCAATTGCTGGCTCTTCAAATGGAAAATCGGTTGGTAAAAGAGTTGCAATTCCCCACCCTTCAGGGCGTGGCGCAGATCATGTTCAAGGTGGAGCCGCTCTAGAACCTGTTTGTGCATCTCGGCCATTAAAGACAGCATAGCGCTTTGTTAACTGCCTTTTAGCCGCATACATAGCAATATCAGCATCCCTTAGGACGGCTATACCAGTTTCATACTCGTTTTGGGCAAAAGACAACGCCGATACTCGTACTGAGGAAAATTTGCCGCTCCTCCAACCGCAGGGGTTCCTGAAGGCGATGGATAATTTGTTCGCAAAGGGCGATCGCCCTCTGGAGGTTGGGCACCTCAGTAAGCAGAATCGCAAACTCATCTCCGCCCAAGCGAGCCACTGTGTACCGATTCTCAACGAGACACCGCAACCAAC encodes:
- a CDS encoding YaaW family protein produces the protein MNELRAALELATEEELQDLTEILFRRRLNPLDYLTTPDPIAVQAQDRQAWLDDIEERFRFLAADGLTVLKGKAQQISYRQTLMRVCRYLKIKFSPSWTVPELEMEIFFNVLQRMWKKLGDQDRRVLAAQIQESLPELRHGHPISMEMVRLILEGSAAIAVSSVVRSMVVQQVARQFAIHFAGSKLSIIPLVSRGAAMGAARLAVGRSLLAFASTALWVWFIADLGWQAIATNYARIIPTIFAIAQIRLLRGEQAAQWAMA
- a CDS encoding DEAD/DEAH box helicase translates to MAILHGTWLLGPAPQFFIWAEEWRSLTQAITPWEPSALPVYPYATPSKIPIGEPACPSSTYVALPAQIQGHQLLPPPLAAVKGEPLFLWRVPGWAIPATAVLAQLHQLSLHDPNSGSIGEDLRYWLHVSRWLLDLIVRGQYLPTAEGWRVLLTHRGDRDRFRQFSRQMPDLCRCYQADGTALQFPPHASDLLADFLQQTLQGYLRTVLADLELPKVGLAKEHSPWLGLLKTGQATELPPSLIERLHRWQEPYREQLDLRPQWRLALQLVPPDTADGDWRLVFGLQTEGETDTMLTAAAIWQCTQEALLYQGQVLWQPQETLLRGLGLASRIYRPLDRSLQQRSPEGLTLQTTEVYAFLQSAIAPLEQQGVAIILPPSLRRNSAQHCLGLKIIATLPPTAPSGLSIDSLMQFQWQLQLGQHPLSEADFDQLRRQGTPLVYLNGEWVLLRPQQVKAAQEFLQSPPKTQLSLADILRIATGDTVTVAKLPILGLDPNDALQTLLDGLTGKQSLDPVPTPQEFCGELRSYQARGVAWLSFLERWRLGACLADDMGLGKTIQLLAFLLHLKETGRAYRPTLLICPTSVLGNWLRECQKFAPTLRAYVHHGSDRPRGKAFLTMVESHDLILTSYALLQRDRTTLQQILWQHLVLDEAQNIKNANTQQSQAARELSAQFRIALTGTPLENRLLELWSIMDFLHPGYLGNRTYFQHRYVRPIERYGDTSSLNALRTYVQPFILRRLKTDRSIIQDLPEKQEMLVYCGLTLEQLQLYSAVVEDSLAAIENSEGIQRRGNILATLTKLKQICNHPAQYLHQEDYAPARSGKLQRLIEMLQELQEVGDRALVFTQFAEFGTHLKTYLEKVLQQEVFFLSGRTPKAQRELMVERFQHDPEAPMVFILSLKAGGVGLNLTRANHVFHYDRWWNPAVENQASDRVFRIGQGRNVQIHKFVCTGTLEEKIHEQIEQKKALAEMIVGSGEQWLTELNLDQLRHLLTLDKERLITL
- a CDS encoding bifunctional diguanylate cyclase/phosphodiesterase, which produces MAEMHKQVLERLHLEHDLRHALKGGELQLFYQPIFHLKSQQLVGMEALVRWQHPERGLVSPAHFIPIAEETGLIVALDQWILERACRQLWTWQRQSDIAADLRLSVNVSAKTLQDATFFKYLDTLQQRYPLPRGQLLLELTERIGIELGSEILSLLELLRDRDIEISIDDFGTGYSCLSYLHSLPIQHLKVDRSFISQLEENERNVQITRMILLLSQQLGYRSIAEGIETPRQLQILQELGCDYGQGYLFAPPLPPEEFEWLLKAYSH